From a region of the Tursiops truncatus isolate mTurTru1 chromosome 2, mTurTru1.mat.Y, whole genome shotgun sequence genome:
- the TLNRD1 gene encoding talin rod domain-containing protein 1 — MASGSAGKPTGEAASPAPASAVGGACSQPRKRLVSVCDHCKGKMQLVADLLLLSSEARPVLFEGPASACAGAESFEQCRDTIIARTKGLSILTHDVQSQLNMGRFGEAGDSLVELGDLVVSLTECSAHAAYLAAVATPGAQPAQPGLVDRYRVTRCRHEVEQGCAVLRATPLADLTPQLLLEVSQGLSRNLKFLTDACALASDKSRDRFSREQFKLGVKCMSTSASALLACVREVKAAPSELARSRCALFSGPLVQAVSALVGFATEPQFLGRAAAVSAEGKAVQTAILGGAMSVVSACVLLTQCLRDLAQHPDGGAKMSDHRERLRNSACAVSEGCTLLSQALRERSSPRTLPPVNSNSVN; from the coding sequence ATGGCTAGCGGCAGCGCTGGGAAGCCCACTGGCGAGGCGGCTTCTCCGGCTCCAGCGAGCGCCGTCGGCGGGGCTTGCTCGCAGCCCCGGAAGAGGCTGGTGTCTGTCTGCGACCACTGCAAGGGCAAGATGCAGCTGGTGGCCGACCTGCTGCTGCTGTCGAGCGAGGCGCGGCCCGTGCTCTTCGAGGGCCCCGCCTCCGCTTGTGCCGGCGCCGAGTCCTTCGAGCAATGCCGGGACACCATCATCGCGCGCACCAAGGGGCTCTCCATCCTCACCCACGACGTACAGAGCCAGCTCAACATGGGCCGCTTCGGGGAAGCGGGGGACAGCCTGGTGGAGCTGGGAGACCTGGTGGTGTCCTTGACCGAGTGCTCCGCCCACGCGGCCTATCTGGCGGCTGTGGCCACGCCGGGCGCGCAGCCCGCGCAGCCGGGCCTGGTGGACCGCTACCGCGTGACACGCTGCCGCCACGAGGTGGAGCAGGGCTGCGCAGTGCTGCGCGCCACCCCGCTCGCCGACCTGACCCCGCAGCTGCTGCTGGAGGTGTCGCAGGGCCTGTCGCGCAACCTCAAGTTCCTGACGGACGCGTGCGCCCTGGCCAGCGACAAGTCCCGGGACCGCTTTTCGCGCGAGCAGTTCAAGCTTGGCGTCAAGTGCATGAGCACGAGTGCGTCGGCGCTGCTGGCGTGCGTGCGCGAGGTGAAGGCGGCGCCCAGCGAGCTGGCCCGGAGCCGCTGCGCGCTTTTCAGCGGGCCGTTAGTGCAGGCGGTTAGCGCACTGGTGGGCTTCGCCACCGAGCCGCAGTTCCTGGGTCGCGCGGCGGCCGTGAGCGCCGAGGGCAAGGCGGTGCAGACCGCCATCCTCGGCGGCGCCATGAGTGTGGTGTCGGCCTGCGTACTCCTGACCCAGTGCCTCAGGGATCTGGCGCAGCACCCCGACGGGGGCGCCAAGATGTCGGACCACAGGGAGAGGCTGAGGAACTCGGCCTGCGCCGTGTCTGAAGGCTGCACCCTGCTATCTCAGGCTTTAAGGGAGAGGTCTTCGCCCAGGACTTTACCGCCAGTGAATTCCAATTCTGTGAATTAG